In Gemmatimonadaceae bacterium, the genomic window CCTCGAGGACACGAACACCCAGCTTCATCCCTTCCCACACGATGTCCGCGGGACTGCTCACCGGCTCACCGAAGTTGAGCTGGCTCACCGGAACAAAACCTTCGATGTCGTTGCCGATGTCGACGACAACACCTTTGTCCATGAGACGCACGACCGTTCCGTCGAGCTCGGTTCCGACCGGATATGTCTCACCGATCTTGAGCCACGGATCTTCCTGCGCCTGCTTGAGGCCAAGCGAGATGCGCTTGTTGTCGCCGTCGATATTCAGAATCACGACGTCCACACTGTCGCCCTTCTTCACCACCTCCGACGGATGCTGCACGCGCTTGGTCCACGACATGTCCGAGATGTGAATCAGACCGTCGATTCCCGGCTCGATCTCGACGAATGCACCGAAGCTCGTGAGGTTCCGAACCTTTCCGCTGAGCCGCGTGCCGATTGGATACTTCTGCGGCAGCATCATCCATGGATCCTGCTCGGTCTGCTTCATCCCCAGCGAGATCTTCTCTTCGCTGGGATCGACCTTGAGCACGACTGCCTCGATGGTCTCACCAATCGAGACAAGCTTCGACGGATGACGAACGTTGCGAGTCCAGCTCATCTCGCTGATGTGCACCAGACCTTCGATGCCCGGCTCGAGCTCGATGAACGCGCCGTAGTTCGTGATCGACACAACTTTGCCCGACACGCGCGTGCCGACAGGATACTTCTCCGCGACGTCCTTCCACGGATAGCTCTGCAGCTGCTTCAAGCCGAGTGAGATTCGCTCGCGTTCCCAGTCGATATCGAGAACCTTGACCTCGAGCTCCTGACCGATATGAACCATCTCGGAAGGATGTTGAATGCGCCCGTACGACATGTCGGTGATGTGGAGCAGTCCGTCAACACCGCCAAGATCGATGAATGCGCCGAAGTCGGTGATGTTCTTGACGACGCCTTTCCGGACCTGATCCTTCTGCAGGTCCTTCATGAGCTTGTCGCGCTTCCCCGCTCTCTCCTGCTCCAGGATCACCCGGCGCGAGACGACGATGTTCCGCCGGCGCTTGTTGAGCTTGATGATCTTGAACTCGAACGACTGCCCGAGAAGCTCGTCGACATTGGGGACGCGGCGGAGTGCGATCTGCGATCCGGGAAGGAATGCGTCCACTCCCATGAGATCGACGACGACTCCACCCTTGATTTTCTTGACGAGCGTTCCCGCGACAGGCTGATCGTTTTCGTACGCGACGCGGATGCGCTCCCAAACGCGCATGAAATCGGCTTTCTTCTTGGAGAGGACGACGGAGCCTTCCATGTCCTCCAGGTGCTCGAGGAGAACTTCGACTTCGTCGCCTGGCTTCAGGTCGGGGAGGTCCTTGAACTCTTCGAGCGGGATCGTGCCCTCTGACTTGAATCCGATGTCGAGGACCACGAGGTTGTCGCGGATATCCAGCACACGGGATTTGACGATCTCGCCTTCTTCGATCGAGGCCATCGTCCCGTTGTACATCGCCATCATTGATTCGAGCTCGTCGGGCGAGTAGTCGTCTTCGTCGTAGAGCTCGGGTCTGAGGTTGGCAAGCGGGCGGAGCTGAGCTCTCTGCAGATCGCGCTTTTCTCGCGCGGTCAGCGCCGTGCCGGTAGGGGTTGTGGTTTCGGTGTCCAGATCTGGCATTCTACTGGGAAAAGGGTTGAGGGATTGACGTTCTTGTACAGCCTTGAAGTATAGACGTTCGAGAGGGCAAATACAACATTTGCACGCAGTTAAGCCCTGCTCCCGCCGCCTTGGACCGCAGTAGGTCAACGGAGAAAATCACGTGAGAGGCACGAGGATTCCAGAACATCGCAGCTTCACGGGCGTCTCTCTGGAAGACGTCAGGGCGGCGCGCGATCGCGTGGCCGGCGTGGCGCTGCGGACGCCACTGATACGCCTGCCCATCGATGCAGACAACCGTGAGGTATTTCTCAAGCTCGAGAACCTTCAGCCGATCGGTTCGTTCAAGATCCGCGGTGCTGCAAATGCAATGGCACTTGCCGACGATTCAGCACTCGCGAACGGCGTGTACACAGCGAGCGCAGGCAACATGGCACAGGGTGTTGCGTGGTGCGCGCGTGAGCGAGGTGTCCGCTGCCGGGTAATCGTGCCTGACCACGCGCCCAGGACGAAAACCGACGCAATCGAGCGGCTGGGCGGCGAGGTCATCAAGGTTCCGTTCGAACAATGGTGGGAGACGCTCGTCAATCACGGATCGCCCGGGATGGATGGGCTTTTCATTCATCCATTCGCCGACGAAGGGGTGATGGCGGGCAATGGTACGATCGCGCTCGAGATTTTCGACGATCTCGATCATGTCGACGCGATCGTCGCTCCTTACGGCGGGGGCGGGCTGTCGTGCGGAATTGCGTCGGTCTCACGCGTCGTTAGTCCTCACACGAAGGTCTACGCCGTTGAAGTCGAGACGGCAGCTCCTCTCACAGCCTCGTTCGCGGCAGGCAGGCCGACGCCCGTGAACTACACGCGAACGTTCATAGACGGCATGGGGAGCGGCGCCGTGTCGGAGGAGATGTGGCCACTGGTGAAATCGCTCCTGGCCGGAACGATTGTCGTGACGGTCGCACAGGTCGCCGCAGCGGTGAAGCTGCTGGCCGAGCGTTGTCGCGTGATCGCCGAAGGTGCTGGCGCGGCGCCCGTCGCCGCCACGCTGTCCGGAATGCTCGAAGCCAAGCGCATTGTTTGCATCGTCAGCGGCGGCAATATCGACACAGAAAAGCTGAGGGTAATTCTGCGAGGCGACGTACCATGACAAATTCCCGTGATCCCACACCGGAGTTTCGTCAATG contains:
- a CDS encoding 30S ribosomal protein S1; translated protein: MPDLDTETTTPTGTALTAREKRDLQRAQLRPLANLRPELYDEDDYSPDELESMMAMYNGTMASIEEGEIVKSRVLDIRDNLVVLDIGFKSEGTIPLEEFKDLPDLKPGDEVEVLLEHLEDMEGSVVLSKKKADFMRVWERIRVAYENDQPVAGTLVKKIKGGVVVDLMGVDAFLPGSQIALRRVPNVDELLGQSFEFKIIKLNKRRRNIVVSRRVILEQERAGKRDKLMKDLQKDQVRKGVVKNITDFGAFIDLGGVDGLLHITDMSYGRIQHPSEMVHIGQELEVKVLDIDWERERISLGLKQLQSYPWKDVAEKYPVGTRVSGKVVSITNYGAFIELEPGIEGLVHISEMSWTRNVRHPSKLVSIGETIEAVVLKVDPSEEKISLGMKQTEQDPWMMLPQKYPIGTRLSGKVRNLTSFGAFVEIEPGIDGLIHISDMSWTKRVQHPSEVVKKGDSVDVVILNIDGDNKRISLGLKQAQEDPWLKIGETYPVGTELDGTVVRLMDKGVVVDIGNDIEGFVPVSQLNFGEPVSSPADIVWEGMKLGVRVLEVDPIQRRIVLAVTNIPEGQERPETPSKVIPMETDDYNLSDPIPVPVPATFEEVEG
- a CDS encoding threonine/serine dehydratase; the protein is MRGTRIPEHRSFTGVSLEDVRAARDRVAGVALRTPLIRLPIDADNREVFLKLENLQPIGSFKIRGAANAMALADDSALANGVYTASAGNMAQGVAWCARERGVRCRVIVPDHAPRTKTDAIERLGGEVIKVPFEQWWETLVNHGSPGMDGLFIHPFADEGVMAGNGTIALEIFDDLDHVDAIVAPYGGGGLSCGIASVSRVVSPHTKVYAVEVETAAPLTASFAAGRPTPVNYTRTFIDGMGSGAVSEEMWPLVKSLLAGTIVVTVAQVAAAVKLLAERCRVIAEGAGAAPVAATLSGMLEAKRIVCIVSGGNIDTEKLRVILRGDVP